ATTCCATTGCCTTTGGACTGAGTTTCAGCTCAAAGTGTTTTAAAAATTCTTCACCGCAGGCACCTGCCAGCTCACCCAGCGTATATTTGCCAACAGCTTTTAAGGTTGCCTTAACTTCATCTTCACCAGCTTCAATGCTTTCTTTAATATCATACATAGCCTCGCCTACAGAAAGAGGTATTTCGCTGTAGCCCCCGGTCAAAGCAGCCAATGTCATTCTACCAGCCATACCAGCCCATGTTCTGCCAGTTACTATATCAAGACTGCTCTGGAGTGAGGTATCTGCAATGATGTTTATGTTAGTGACATCGTTCCAAAAGTCCTGCAAATCAGCTTTTATTCCAGATAAGAAGCTACCATCTCTTTTTGAAAGAGGTTCAACACCTTTTACAAGTCTGCTACCTTCTTCTTCACTTATTGTGCGACCTGTAAAACGATCAGTTACAACCCGCGCTATTCGGCTTGCACGGTCGCGCAGATTCTCAGTAGATATTTTTATATTGCTAAGGTCATCAATAAGCCTGTCGATATTCGCATTAACATCTCCCACACCTGGTGCAGGAGGTTCAATGCCATAAGCCCGGTTTCTTATCTTCTGCAACTGCTCAAGCAGTCGCGAACGTTCTTTCTGATCGCTGACAAGCTTATCCATTTCTCGGTCAAAAACTGTATTTCCCGTTTCTAACTTATACCTTTGTGTTTCAATAAAATCTCTGTCTTTTTCAATATTGGGCAGAACATCTTTTTCATATCTTTCCATATCAAATATGTTACCAGTTTCCGAATTATACCACTGACCTGTCTCCGGATTATAAACTATCTCGGCAGTACGCCCGGTATGATCAATTGTGAGAACCAATGTATTAGTATTAGCAGACATAGTATTTATTTCATCAATTCGCTGGTTAAGATAACTTATATACCTGTCATAATCCTGTAAAAGCTCTTTTGCCTGTGGGTCACTCAGATCTGCTGATTCTTTAAAGAGTTCTAAGTTGTGGAGCCATTCATCCCTTTCAGCAATAAGTCTATCATACTCACTAATAAAAAGTTTTGTGCCAAGGTCAGAAAACAAAATTTCATTAAAACCATAATCCTCTTGTATTTCTTTTTCTTCTTTACCAACTTCATAATTTTCTTCTGTCTGCTCGGTATAACTTTCATTAATGTCTTCAATAGCAGTGTCAAAAACATTATTTTCTTTTATAGAATCAGGGTCAGGTACAGCCTCAGCCCATACTAACAGGGCAGCTGCCTCAGGATTTTTACTTTTTAGTTCTTCAAAAGCTGCATTTGCCTCTTCCACCCTGCGACGGTAATAACTCTCTACAATCTGGGCAAAAACAGAAACAAAAGGTGGGAAAAGCATACCTGTTGCTGCCTGAAACGGAGTATCAGGTCCGGGGATATTACCTGCCGTACCAAGCCGTTGCGATATAGCAGCCATCACAAACGCAGGCAACTCACGTCTGAGCATTTGCCCTTTAGCACTAATATTATAGGTGTTAAAATCCATTCCCTTGCCACTAACATAAGGTCTAAAATAGGTTCCATTACCTGTAGCGCTAAAAAGAGGCGCAAGTCCCGGTGGCTTTTCAAGAACAATATTAATTGTTGCTGACACCTGCGCTGGTTCAGGCAAACGCACCCTAAAAGAGCCCGGTAAAGACTGATTCAATCTCTTTATATTTTCAGAAATTGGTCCCAGCCATGTTGAACCTTTTATAATAGCTTTTAACTTGTTTTCTTTTGATTCTGCAATCTCAGCCGTGAGAGAAAAAGGTATTTGTTCATAACGTCCAATGATTTGCAGATGACTGCCCTGATCAAGAATAGTAAGTTCATAATCTTGTAAAGAAAAATCGGGTTTAGAATTGAAAGTTGATCCCATGAGAGTACTACTTTTGACAGCATTTAAGTTTATAGAATATGTGCCGGTAAAGTTAAAACGTGGTTTTTCCAGCGCTCCATTAGCTGATTGTAAGTCATCCTCCTGAAGATTAAAAGAACCCTGGTTTGTTTTTGGTTTTTGTTTATCTCCCTCTTCGAGTTGTAAATTTGAACGAGATTCATTCTTGTCAGCTACTTGCTGCTGCATACCATCGTTCTGTACTATTCCAGATCTACTGGCATCTTTAATCTTTTTAAGCAGCAAAGAAATTATCTCTTTTTTTTCTTCATGAGCCCTTTTAGCAGCATAATCAACACCTGTCAAGAGCACGGCCGGAACCGTTTCTGCTTTGTCACCAGTAACCAATGGAATATTAGATTTGATAATCAATTCATAGTCGCCAGCCGGCAAGATAATATCTTCTTCTGAAAACCATAATGCATCTAAATAAACAGGATATTCTTCCAAACTTTTTTTCGTAACATTTACTTCTTTGACATCAAAAGACCTATAGAATTTGCCTTCAGAATCCTTTAAAGAAATACTCACCTTAACCGACCGGGCAGCTGACGCCGCCGGTTGTTTGGACTGCAAGTCTTTCCGGTAATCAGAAGTTTGCATAAGGGGAATGTAAATTTTCTTTAGCATTGATGTTGATTTTAACGACATTTTGACTGCAGGCAAACTTGAAAAATTGTCGATGTTAAGAGGTGTTCGCTTACCGCTATATTCAACCAAAAGAAATGTCCTGCCATCATACTTTGCATATTGGGTCTCCCATGAACCATTTTTCAGAAGCACCCTTTCCCATGGCTCATCATTTTCTACAAAATTGGTTTCTGCCTTAGAAAATACAGGAAAGGTTAAAAATAAAAGAAATACTGTTAAAATAACTTGAATGAGTTTTAATTTATTATGACCTGATACTTTCAAAGTTATTTTAAACACCCCCATACTACCCCTCCTACCGAAACAAATTGATACCTGTTTTTAACAGGTGCACAGCACCTTCCAGATATAAAGGAATTTTACCTACAAAATTAAGACTAAAATTCCATGCTATACCTAACAAAGAGGCTGTTACAGAAGCAAACAGTGCATCCTTTGCCTCCTGCTTGCCTTTTAATTTACCAAGTTCCACTGCTGCTGCCACAGAGGCAGTCATAAAAGCTGCGGATACAAAACCAGCAAGAGCTGTCCAGTGCAGCAAATAAGCTGCTACAAGTGACATAAGAGCAAATGGGAGAAGAAATGTCATACCACGTGCAATTGCCTTTTTTACTTCCTTTCGTCCGTGCTTTTGCTTGAGTTTGCGGTTAGTAATTCCCAAGATAAAAGAAAGCATAAATCGGTAAACTATACCAAAACAGATTCCAGTAATTACCCCCACAGTAAGGTTAAAAGCGTTAAATCTATCAAAAGGATTATGAACAGCAACTAATCCAAAAACTGCAAAACAAAGAAAAACTAAAAATGAATATTTCATGTTTTTCCCTCCATTGCTTGCATCAGACTAAATGTTAGCAAATATCGACCAGGTTACAAGCACCACAATGCCAACTGCACTGGCAAAAATAACTCCCATGGTTGTATTTCCTCTTGTCATCTCTCTTATTGTAGTAATCAACGGACCGGTAGCCCATAAAACACCGGTTACACCAAATGCTATAGCAGTCTTCCAGTTAAATACTAAAGAAAAAAACAGTCCAAACAGACCATAAATTAACGCACCACTGTAGCTAAGACAAAAAGAGGAAATAGTCCAGAAAACTGACTTTTCATTTCTGGTTATTTTAAAAAAACCCCATATCACAACAGCCAACAATGGAATTGCAATAGCACCATAGGCAGCACCTATTGCCACTGATTTTAGGACAAATATGAGCTGTCTTTGGCCTGTGCGGTAAAGATCTAAGCCAGTCTGTAGAAAGAAAAGAGCAAAAGCAAAGGTTGAAACTAAAAGAGAAAAAACCCATGGTATTTCAGAAATTGTTGACTTTAAAATAGTTGTGGGATTCAACATCATAGATATGAGAGTGTGTAAAACAGGCACTTTGGTTAACTTCAAACCTACCCGCCCCTTTTGCCTTACTTAAACTTGTATCTTTATTTTATAAAGCAACTTTTCAAATTTCTTCACCCCAAAAGGGTGATTTTGGCTTTAAAGGCATGATATTTTTCATTATTTTAAAAATGATAATGATATAGTTAAAACAGAAATCTTATGATAAAATTGATCTTGTTGAGTATCCCCTTGAGGAGGGATTAAATATTAAATACTCTTATTCAGGTCTTGGATTGATGTTCGGGTGGCTATGGCTTTTATTTATTAACGGCCCTTTACTTTTTAAATCAGCAGAAAATTTGAATATATCTCCAGAAAGAATTTATACAGTTTTCTTCTTTGCACATTTTTCAACTTACCTTGTATTAAGTTTATTGCCGGAAAGGTTATTTAAAAAGAAAAACAGAAATATCTTGATAATTTTAGGGGCACTGTTTACATCAACAGGCACATTATTTTTCGGAATAAATATCTTTTCTCATATAAAAACTTTAGTTTATATTCTTGCCTCTTTTTCCGGAATAGGAGCTTCAATTTTAATTTCTTTTTGGCTCGAAATTTATAGCAAAAATGCCTTAAAAACGATTAGTATTTCTTATATATTTTCTGTTATTTCAGGTTCTTTAATCTTTACTGTTGTTCAGTTTTTACATTTTATTTATGCTATAGTTTTTACATCATTATTACCATTACTTTCTTCAGTTTTGCTGCTGTCAGATGAAACCATCAATGAAAACTATGATATTGAAGAAACAAACGAAAACTTTCTTTTACCTTTCAGATTAATTTTGATAATTGCGGTGTTTTATTTAGCAAGCGGACTTTTGCAATGGATAATATTTTTTAAAGGATATTTTCCTTCTTCTAAACTTTACTGGCTTTCTACAACAGTATATGCTATTTCTTCATGCATGGCAGGATTTTTAATCTTTCGAATACCTGATTTTAATTTGAACAATTTATATAAACCTGTTCTGCCACTTTTAGGCGCTTCATTTACTCTTTTGCCGTTTGCCGGTAAAATACTTACACCGCTTATCTTGGGTCTTTTTTACAACACTGCATTTGCATTTTTTGATTTTTATACAATGTGTACAATATGTCTTTTTTCAAGCAGGGTAAAAAAGCCTATAAAGCTAATAGCACAGGGGTACTTCTTTATAACTTTATTTATTTTCATTGGAGAATTTCTTCCAAACAGGTTGGTTTCGACGATACCATTCATGGCAAGTAAATCAGATACAGTAGCCATATCAGCGGCTATATTAATGTTTGTAGCGTCAGTTTTAATAAAAGAAATTTCTGTTGACAGTAAAGAAAAAGAAAGTAATTTTATAATTGAAAGCAATGTTGACAGGTCAATGCTTGACTTAGAAAGTTTTGCTAAATATTACAAGTTAACACTGAGAGAAAAAGAAATACTTAGCCTTATTCTATCCGGCAGAAATAATCCCTATATACGAGACAGCCTTAATATTTCAAATAATACTTTGAAAACCCACTTGAGAAACATATACACCAAACTTGATGTTAAAAACCGGCAGGAGGCAATAACCCTCTTTAATAAATTTTTAGAATCAAAAAATAGCAAACCATCACACACCGGATAAAAAGCTATTTTTCTTGAAGATTTCTCTATAATTTATGATAAAATAATTTGATAGTATTTTTATCATTTGATTTTTTAAAAACTGAATATCTCAAACCCAGACCTTTAATCTTAACCGCATCTTTTTTTCAGCTTTTGATAATTGCAATTTCAGTTAGCATGTGCGGATGGGAATTTGCTTTTTTGATGCCTTGCTCTGTAGCCATTTTTTAGCAGCAAAGAAAAATCTTTGTTTGTTGCAGTATTTGCAGGTTTGCTTGTGCCAGTATTTTTTATACCCTCAGTTATTATAAAAGAGTACTTATTAATCTCCGTGCTTGTTGTGTATACAAAATATCTACACAAAACTTTTGAAGTCAGCAGACAAAAATATCTGGAGAATATCGACAAGCTAAGACTTTTAAATATACAGCTAAATAGATTAAAATCAGAACTTCTTGAATCCCAGCAGTATATAAAACAGCTTGCTAAAAAAACTCAACAGATGAAGATGTCATCATCTTTGTACGATTCTGTAGAGCACAGCTTAGCTGCGCTCAACATTCAACTGAACGCTTTGAAAACTCTTTTAGACAAAAAAGGAGTACTTGAAGATGTCAAGATAAATCAGATTCTGTCAAACTGTTTTATGAATACTCAACTCTCATATCAAAATCTTCGAAATTTTGTATATTCAAGTAGAGCTTCTTTTTTATCAAAAGCAAATTATCTGAACAATGTAATAGAAAATTTTAACTATTGCGATGTAAAACTTGTAACTGATGGAAATATTGAAAGAAGCTCTTGTAAACGTTTCAAAACACTCAGATGCAACTTCAGTTCAGGTTTGGCTTATTTCAAACCCTGAATATGTTAGACTTCAAATACATGACAATGGTACCAAAAGAGGCGAAATTAAAGAAGGTATCGGACTTTTGAGCATAAAATCAAGGTCAAAATCAATGAGAGCAACAGTAAACATAGATAATCATTCTGGTTTTTCTATAGTTGTTTTCGTTCCATTAAAATATCAGGGAGGAAATACTTGAGTGGAAAAAACAAAAATACTTATTGTTGATGACAATAAAGATGTTTTATATGGGTTAAAAATCATACTTGAACTTGAAAATTTTGAGGTCGCAGGGCTTTGTACAAATGCAAAAGAGGCAATAGAGTTTCTTGAAAAAAGACATGCAGATGTTGTTCTTATGGACATCAGAATGCCTGTGATGGACGAAATTGAAGGCACTTTTAATATAAAAGTTAGATTTCCCAGTGTCAGGGTTATTATACTTACAACCTTTTGTGAAGAAGATTATATAAAAAAGAGCCTGAGCTTTGGAGCAGATGGTTATATTCTCAAAAGCTCAGACGCTCAGCATATTATAGACACGATACATGCTGTTTTAGATGGCAAAGTTGTAATAGATAAGGAAACAGCTTTATTTGTTGCAAATAGTCTGAAAAAAGATTTTCAAAATCATAGTATAAATGAAAATAAGTTGAAAAATCTTTCTGAAAGAGAACTTGAAATTGCAAGGTTAATTGCACAGGGATATTCAAATAAAGATATTTCAAAAATACTTTTCATCTCAGAAGGAACTGTTCGTAATTATATTTCTTCTATTCTTGAAAAGTTAGAACTTAAAAACAGAACTCAAATTGCTGTATATTACTTTAGCAATATGTAAAAATTCCACTATTTAATATATTGACTTCTTGCTTTCAGCAGTTTATTATATAATTAATTGCTTATGAGCTTATGAGGTGTTATGAATTATGCAAATGGAAGAAAGGTTAGCAAAAATATTTAAAGCGCTTGCTCACCCAATAAGAGTAAAAATTGTTGAAAAGCTATCAGAGGGCGAAAAGTGTGTATGTGAGCTCCTGGAATTTGTTGAATATTCCCAGCCAAATTTGTCGCAGCACCTTAAAATATTGAAAGAGGCAGGAATTATAGAACATCGCAAGATAGGACAAAATATCCATTACAGAATCAAAAACGATATTATTAAAAATATACTTTTCGGTGCAAAGGACCTCATTTTACAAATACATGAATTTGAAAGGATGTGACAGCAGTTGTTTTTACCGGTGCAAAAATTTGCTGATTTTTTAACATACTCGATTTTTAAAATTCCTCAGGGTTCAAAACTTTCAAGTGCTGTCAATTTTTTTATCTTTGATACAATAAAGATTTTTATACTACTTTTTGTAATAGTGTTTATAATAACCTTTATAAGAACATTTTTCTCTCCTGAAAAAACAAGAGACATATTATCGCATAGAAAACAGAATATTTATATTGCTCACATTTTAGCTGCACTTTTAGGAATTGTAACACCATTTTGCTCATGCTCGGCAGTGCCGCTTTTTATCGGATTTGTCGAAGCTGGAATCCCTCTTGGCGTGACATTTTCGTATCTGATTGCTGCTCCAATGGTAAATGAAGTGGCACTGGGACTTTTGTATGCAAACTTTGGACTCAAGATTGCTATAATTTACGTTTTTTCTGGAGAAATAATTGCTATTGTATCAGGTATTCTCATCGGAAAGTTAAATCTTGAAAGATACGTTGAAGATTATGTGTTTAAAATAAAAGTTGCTAATGTTCAATACCAAGAAGAAAAGAAAACTCTCAAAAAAAGAATGTCTGAAACCTTGGAGTTTACTGTTCAGCTCATAAAAAAGGTATGGATATTTGTTGTTGTGGGAATTGGAATAGGTGCTTTTCTTCACGGCTACATCCCAACAGGAGCGCTGGCAAAGATTGCCGGCAAGAACAATCCCTTTGCTGTAATTTTTGCAACAGTCCTTGGAATACCTCTTTACTCAAACGCAGCAGGAATTATTCCGCTTGTAAGTGAATTCAAGCGTCTTGGAGTTTCGATGGGTACATCACTTTCTTTTATGATGAGTGTAACAGCCCTGTCGCTTCCTGAAATGATACTTTTAAGAAGAGTTTTAAAACCCCGGCTTTTAGCAATATTTGCAGCAATTGTTGGCTGTGGCATAATTATAACCGGGTACCTATTTAACCTTATTCTTGAGTAAAAACTTTTAAGAAAGGAAGGTGGATGGACAAATGGTTATAAAAGTTCTTGGTGGTGGATGTGCAAACTGTAAAAAGTTAATGGAAAATGCTAAAAAGGCAGCTGAAGAACTTGAAATTCAGGCTTCATTTGAAGAGGTAAAAGATATCGAAAAGATAATGTCATACGGTGTTATGAGAACACCTGCGCTTGTTGTCGATGAAAAGCTCATATTCTCTGGCAGAGTTGCAGGTGTTGAGGAAATAAAAGAGGTCTTGAAAAAAGAAGCAGGAAAGTAAAAACACTTTCTCTTGCGAGGCGGGCAGTACACCCGCCCTTTAAATTTTTTATTACATTAATATTCTGTTCACTCTTTTAGCTGTTCAAATCTCTTTTGTAAGATTAGCTTCATATTCTAAACTTTTAAACTCATCTGTCGACTTCAAAATCCCACCAAATCAAACCTGCCTCAGATACCCTCTTTTCCTGAACTCCTGTGCGCTCATACCTTTGTGCTTGTGAAAAACCCTGGCAAAGGTGGAATATGAATCAAAGCCAACCTCAAGCGCGATGTCTGTTACAGGCTTGTCGGTTGAAAGAAGCAGGCTGCATGCGTGCTGAAGCCTCACTTCGTTCAAAAAGTTGTGAAAGTTGCTCCCAACAAGCTTTTTAAAAAGCTGGCTTATGTAAGAGGGACTTAAGTGAAACTCTTTTGACAAAACCTTGAGGTCTATGTTCTGGTTATAATTCTTATGGACATAGTACACAAGCTGCCAGTAGTCGGTCGGAACAGGAATGCTGTCTTTTTGAGCTCTGTTTTGGACAACGGAAGAGGCAGGTCTTTGAGAGTTTTTAGCACTTGCCAAATTCCTGCACCTATCAAAGTATGCAACTATCTCCAAAATCTTGGCTTTGAGTATTATCTCTGCCCACACATCTTCCTGGTTAAAATACGTCCATGCTTCTTTGAAAAGCCTGTCCATCACCTCTTTTTCCTTGCCTTCAAAGTAGTAATAGGGAAGAACATTTTCGTTATAGCTTAAAAGCAGTTCTCCTATTCTGTAAAAAATGCTTGATGGTGCCAAAAGCTCCTCAAACGAAATAGCCACAACATAGATTGAAAGAGGGTTTTGCTCTGAATAATCTATTCTGTGAATCTGGTACGGCATGACAATTGAAAATGTGCCGGGTTTTAAGCTGTAGCTGATTGAATTTATATGTTCTGTCCCCTCGCCTTTGACAACATACATAAACTCAACAAAGTTGTGCCTGTGAAGTTTAAAATACCTTGGGTCTTCCCAGAAATTCAAGACAAACTTCTGTGGTCGCTGGCTAACATAATCAAAAATCTCTTCTATGTAAAGAGGCTCTTTTTCAGGCATTTATCATTTCCCCTTAACAATTTTAAATTCTCGTGCTAATTCTCATTATACCCCAATTTGCAATGCAAATTAAAGTGTGCTAAAATCTTTTTTGCAGGTGCTTCAAAGCGCTGCCCGGGTCGCGGCAAACCCCGGCCAAAAAACAAGGAAAGGAAGTGCAAATTCTATGTCTGACAAGTACCAGCAAAGAAGATTTGACATCTATGGGTATGAAAAGATTGACACAGAGGTTTTAGAAGCAATTCCATATGAATACCCTGAAAAGAACACGGTGGTGGAATACATCACAGAAGAGTTTTCATCAGTCTGTCCGTGGACAGGTCTTCCAGACACCGCAAAGCTTACAATTCGATATATCCCCCACCAAAAACTTGTTGAGCTAAAATCTCTCAAGTATTATCTTACCTCATACAGAAACGTTGGGATACTGCAGGAGCATGCAGTAAATAGAATCCTGGATGACCTTGTAAAACTACTTGAGCCAAAGTTCATGGAAGTGATTGGAGAGTTCCATGAGCGCGGGGGAATATCAACAAAAGTAGTGGCAAGGTATGAAAAATAACACCTTGCCACTTTTTAATTTTTTACTCAGCCCCTTCAAACATATTCACCACAAACTGCAGGTTGTCAAGCCTAAAGAGTGAAAAGTTGTCCCAGAAGATGCAGCTTCCACACACAATAAGTTTTCCGCCACTTTCAAATCTTTTTTGAGCAATAAGCACAGGCGATTTCTTGCCACTGTCTGTGAGGCTAGTCTTTCTTGCTCTCAGCACAATCTCAGCTCCATTTTCCACCTCAAGAGGAGCTGAATACGGGAACACAACCTCTTTTACACCTTCTCGGTAAAGTTTTACTTCATCTGTTGTTATTATAAAAAGGTCATCTTCCAAATGGTGCATCTCATCCTTTATACCTTCTGGCAATATGTCTATCCCATAATCCCTTGTTATGCTATTGCAAATCTCAGAAACACCGTCTTTGTTTTTGAAATGCGCTGTGAAGATGATCTTCTTGCCTTTTTGCTCCAGAGCTTCTCTTATTTTTTCCTTCTCTTCACTGCTGAAAGGATTTTCTGGATAGTTGAAAACTATGACATCATACTCAAAAAGCCTGTCAAAATCGTCTACCTCTTCAATTTCAATTCTTCTATTGCAAAGCTCCTTGTAAAGCCCTGAAAAGTAATAGCCGTCTGTGAGCAGAAACTCCTGGTGAGTTGCGCTCCACGCAACTCTCATCCTCTTTCTCACCCTGCGTGTTTTAGTTTTTCAAATATTTGGGTGGACCAATTCTTATTTTCTTGTTAATACTTTATATAATTTATTTTATCATCCCCAACAATCTTCTCAAAATCCTTAAAATGTGCAAAATTGCTCTCCAAAGGTATATTTATTTTTAGTCAAAAAGTGATATCATATATTGTGTAATTCTACAGAGCAATCTTCTTAAAGCTTAAAACCTTGTATTATCTTATCTCGATACATACAAATTTTGGAAGGAGCGATGAAAAGGCAATGCACAGAGAAGAAGACACAAAGATCAATAAAAAAATACTCATCGCAACAACACTTTCTTCTTTTTTGGTGCCGTTTATGTCAAGCGCAGTCAACATTGCCGCACCAGATATAGCAAAAAGTTTCAAGCTCAACGCTGAAGAGCTGAATCTTGTTATAAGCATATTTTTGATATTCTCTGCAGCTTTCATTCTCCCCATGGGAAAGCTCTCCGACACATTTGACAGGACAAAGATATTCAAAACAGGGCTTTTGCTGTTTACACTTTCAACCCTGATGTGTGCTCTTTCAAACACGGTAGAAATTCTTTTTGTCTTTCGTGCTCTGCAGGGATTTTTCTCAGCTTTCACATTTGTTACATCAATGGCAACCTTGATTGAGAATCACTCACCACAAATAAGAGGAAGGCTTTTGGGAATAAACACAGCAGTTGTGTACTTGGGAACATCCTTAGGACCTTTTTTGGGTGGTGTGCTTGTAAAGCTGTGGGGATACAGGAGTGTATTTTTGTTCGGATTTGCCATAGGACTTGTTGGATCATTTGTGAGTTTATTTTTCCTCCAAAAAGAAGTGAAAAATACAAAGCAGGCAAAATTACTCGACAGCCTCAAATCGCTTGACAAAATAGGTACAATCCTGTCAATGACAGGACTTTTTCTTTTGATGTATGGAGCATCTACATTTGAGCTTGGGAATACCTCTAAAATTCTGTTTTTTGCAGGATTAATTTTGATGGTAATTTTTGTTATTGTAGAGGCAAAACTTCAAAATCCCGTTTTGGACGTAAAACTGTTTGTAAAAATCCCTCAGTTTGGATTTTCAAACTTGGCAGCGCTCATAAACTACAGCTGCACATTTTCTGTATCTTACCTTCTGTCGTTGTACCTTCAGCTTGTAAAAGCTCTGCCTTCCCAGCTTGCCGGCTCAGTTTTGATTGTCCAGCCGCTTTCGCAGGTTATAACCTCATTGATTTCTGGCAGAGCCTCTGAAAAGATCGAGCCGCGAAAACTTGCAACAGCCGGCATGGTCCTTACAACCATAGGTCTTTTTGTTTTTTCGCTCTTTAGCAGCAAGACAAGCCTTGTCTTGGCAGTAGCCAACCTTCTTGTGATGGGAATTGGTTTTGGACTTTTTTCGTCTCCAAACACAAATGTTGTCATGAGCTGCGTGCCAAAATCGCTTTATGGCACGGCATCATCAACAATATCTGTCATGAGAGTTGTAGGCCAGGCATTTTCAATGGCAATTGTCTCGTTTGTATCGATCATGTTTTTGAAGGGTGTGAGACTGTCGCACGAAAACTATTTTCTCATTCTAAAGAGCATGAAGACAAGTTTTTTGGTGTTTGCAAGCCTTTCCATTTTAGGAATTGTTGCATCGTACAAGAGAGGGAATATATATAGTAGTAGAAATAGCTGAGCAGAAAAAGGGGCAGTACTTTGAAAAAAGTGGCTGCCCCTTTTGTTTTTGCTACATCATTTTTTATTTTAGAACCTTTATATCCTCAACAACCGGATTTGACTGGGGATTTTTAGGATTTGTCTTAAAAGTAACCTCAACATTGGTATTTTCATCAAGATAAGAGACCTTGTCTGCAACATTGCTTATCTGCAGAACAACATGTTTTTGGTCAAACACAAACTCTGCAAAGTTGTTGTCTGCAAGTCCCACAAACTTACCTTTTAGAGTCACCTCGTCAGGCTTTTTTATGCTCACAATTCTGGGGTTGCCACCATCTTGAGGTTTTTCAAACTCAATTTCAACAATCTCACCCTCTGAAAGATTTAGCCCTTGAGTGAGCTTCTCATCAATCTCAAATTCTTTGTAGTCAAACTCTGTATTAAGAAGCGAAAGTTGTACAGTATGTGCATCAACACCGCCATCAAATCTTGCAAAAGCTTTGTAAACCTCTGAAGAAATTGTTGTCTCCTGCTGTTGCTGTTCAGATACTTGCAAGTTTGTAGCCTGCTCCTGCTGTGCTTGGCTTGAGCTATTTTGTTCATTTTCCCCTTGCAATTGCTGGGAAGGCCTACTTGTCTGCAAAGTTTGGTCGAT
The DNA window shown above is from Caldicellulosiruptor owensensis OL and carries:
- a CDS encoding AraC family transcriptional regulator, whose protein sequence is MPEKEPLYIEEIFDYVSQRPQKFVLNFWEDPRYFKLHRHNFVEFMYVVKGEGTEHINSISYSLKPGTFSIVMPYQIHRIDYSEQNPLSIYVVAISFEELLAPSSIFYRIGELLLSYNENVLPYYYFEGKEKEVMDRLFKEAWTYFNQEDVWAEIILKAKILEIVAYFDRCRNLASAKNSQRPASSVVQNRAQKDSIPVPTDYWQLVYYVHKNYNQNIDLKVLSKEFHLSPSYISQLFKKLVGSNFHNFLNEVRLQHACSLLLSTDKPVTDIALEVGFDSYSTFARVFHKHKGMSAQEFRKRGYLRQV
- a CDS encoding permease, translating into MFLPVQKFADFLTYSIFKIPQGSKLSSAVNFFIFDTIKIFILLFVIVFIITFIRTFFSPEKTRDILSHRKQNIYIAHILAALLGIVTPFCSCSAVPLFIGFVEAGIPLGVTFSYLIAAPMVNEVALGLLYANFGLKIAIIYVFSGEIIAIVSGILIGKLNLERYVEDYVFKIKVANVQYQEEKKTLKKRMSETLEFTVQLIKKVWIFVVVGIGIGAFLHGYIPTGALAKIAGKNNPFAVIFATVLGIPLYSNAAGIIPLVSEFKRLGVSMGTSLSFMMSVTALSLPEMILLRRVLKPRLLAIFAAIVGCGIIITGYLFNLILE
- a CDS encoding response regulator, with amino-acid sequence MEKTKILIVDDNKDVLYGLKIILELENFEVAGLCTNAKEAIEFLEKRHADVVLMDIRMPVMDEIEGTFNIKVRFPSVRVIILTTFCEEDYIKKSLSFGADGYILKSSDAQHIIDTIHAVLDGKVVIDKETALFVANSLKKDFQNHSINENKLKNLSERELEIARLIAQGYSNKDISKILFISEGTVRNYISSILEKLELKNRTQIAVYYFSNM
- a CDS encoding thioredoxin family protein gives rise to the protein MVIKVLGGGCANCKKLMENAKKAAEELEIQASFEEVKDIEKIMSYGVMRTPALVVDEKLIFSGRVAGVEEIKEVLKKEAGK
- a CDS encoding histidine kinase yields the protein MFVAVFAGLLVPVFFIPSVIIKEYLLISVLVVYTKYLHKTFEVSRQKYLENIDKLRLLNIQLNRLKSELLESQQYIKQLAKKTQQMKMSSSLYDSVEHSLAALNIQLNALKTLLDKKGVLEDVKINQILSNCFMNTQLSYQNLRNFVYSSRASFLSKANYLNNVIENFNYCDVKLVTDGNIERSSCKRFKTLRCNFSSGLAYFKP
- a CDS encoding response regulator transcription factor — encoded protein: MPERLFKKKNRNILIILGALFTSTGTLFFGINIFSHIKTLVYILASFSGIGASILISFWLEIYSKNALKTISISYIFSVISGSLIFTVVQFLHFIYAIVFTSLLPLLSSVLLLSDETINENYDIEETNENFLLPFRLILIIAVFYLASGLLQWIIFFKGYFPSSKLYWLSTTVYAISSCMAGFLIFRIPDFNLNNLYKPVLPLLGASFTLLPFAGKILTPLILGLFYNTAFAFFDFYTMCTICLFSSRVKKPIKLIAQGYFFITLFIFIGEFLPNRLVSTIPFMASKSDTVAISAAILMFVASVLIKEISVDSKEKESNFIIESNVDRSMLDLESFAKYYKLTLREKEILSLILSGRNNPYIRDSLNISNNTLKTHLRNIYTKLDVKNRQEAITLFNKFLESKNSKPSHTG
- the queF gene encoding preQ(1) synthase, whose translation is MSDKYQQRRFDIYGYEKIDTEVLEAIPYEYPEKNTVVEYITEEFSSVCPWTGLPDTAKLTIRYIPHQKLVELKSLKYYLTSYRNVGILQEHAVNRILDDLVKLLEPKFMEVIGEFHERGGISTKVVARYEK
- a CDS encoding ArsR/SmtB family transcription factor, with amino-acid sequence MQMEERLAKIFKALAHPIRVKIVEKLSEGEKCVCELLEFVEYSQPNLSQHLKILKEAGIIEHRKIGQNIHYRIKNDIIKNILFGAKDLILQIHEFERM